The Rhodobacter sp. 24-YEA-8 DNA segment CATTGTCATACCAGCTCAGGACAGAGACCATGGTTCCGTCCATCACCTTGGTCTGGTCGATATGGAAGATCGACGAATGCGGGTCATGGTTGAAGTCTGACGAGACATTCTTGAACTTCGTATAGCCCAGGATGCCTTTCAATGGGCCGTCAGCCGCCGCGATGATGGCATTGTTGATCTCTTCGACCGTAGTCGCGCGTTTTGCGATGAATTTCAGGTCAACGACCGAGACATTCGGGGTCGGCACACGGATCGCGAAGCCGTCCAGTTTGCCCTTCAGCTCGGGCAGGACCAGACCCACGGCCTTTGCCGCACCCGTCGAGGTCGGGATCATTGAGAGTGCCGCGGCGCGGGCGCGGTAGAGATCCTTATGCATCGTGTCCAGCGTCGGCTGGTCGCCGGTATAGGAGTGGATCGTCGTCATCATGCCTTTTTCGATGCCGATGGCATCATGCAGCACTTTTGCCACCGGCGAGAGGCAGTTGGTGGTGCAGCTGGCATTCGAGACAATCAGGTCTTCTGCGGTCAATGTGTCGTCATTCACGCCGAAGACGATGGTCTTGTCGGCATCCTCTCCCGGTGCCGAGATCAGAACGCGCTTTGATCCGTTTTCCAGATGTGCCTGGCATTTCTCTTTCGAGGTGAAGATGCCGGTGCATTCCAGAACAACATCGACATCCGACCAGGGCAGTTCAGCCGGATTGCGCAGTGCGGTCACCCGGATCGGGCCGCGGCCGACATCGATCCAGTCCGGACCGGTCGTCACTTCGGCCGGGAAACGGCCATGAACCGAGTCAAAGCGCAGCAGATGCGCATTGGTCTCGACGGGGCCGAGATCGTTCAGCGCCACCACTTCGATATCGGTACGTCCCGATTCGATGATCGCGCGCAGGATATTGCGCCCGATGCGGCCGAACCC contains these protein-coding regions:
- the gap gene encoding type I glyceraldehyde-3-phosphate dehydrogenase, which encodes MAVKVAINGFGRIGRNILRAIIESGRTDIEVVALNDLGPVETNAHLLRFDSVHGRFPAEVTTGPDWIDVGRGPIRVTALRNPAELPWSDVDVVLECTGIFTSKEKCQAHLENGSKRVLISAPGEDADKTIVFGVNDDTLTAEDLIVSNASCTTNCLSPVAKVLHDAIGIEKGMMTTIHSYTGDQPTLDTMHKDLYRARAAALSMIPTSTGAAKAVGLVLPELKGKLDGFAIRVPTPNVSVVDLKFIAKRATTVEEINNAIIAAADGPLKGILGYTKFKNVSSDFNHDPHSSIFHIDQTKVMDGTMVSVLSWYDNEWGFSNRMADTAVAMGKLI